Proteins co-encoded in one Ruegeria pomeroyi DSS-3 genomic window:
- a CDS encoding isocitrate lyase/PEP mutase family protein: MNQIALAQSFAALHRPGQPLILYNAWDAGSAQAIAKAGARAIATGSWSLAAAQGYADGQQMPLEFALQILARMASRVELPVSFDFEAGFASRPGDLATNTERVIATGAVGVNFEDRVIGEQGLLPLSEQVARLTTLRRAGEATGVPLFINARSDVFFQGSAPEDHPALMGEALTRARAYAEAGADGLFLPGLVTPDLIGEVCAATALPVNIMQTGKAPGHAQLAALGVARISHGPAPWIMAMAELTRAAEAALKF; this comes from the coding sequence ATGAACCAGATCGCCCTTGCCCAATCCTTTGCCGCACTGCACCGCCCCGGGCAGCCCCTGATCCTGTATAACGCGTGGGATGCGGGCAGCGCGCAGGCGATCGCCAAGGCCGGGGCGCGCGCGATTGCCACCGGCAGCTGGTCGCTGGCCGCCGCCCAGGGCTATGCCGACGGGCAGCAGATGCCGCTGGAATTCGCGCTGCAGATCCTGGCCCGGATGGCAAGCCGGGTCGAATTGCCGGTCAGCTTCGATTTCGAAGCGGGGTTCGCCAGCCGCCCCGGAGATCTCGCCACCAACACCGAGCGTGTTATCGCCACCGGTGCGGTGGGCGTGAATTTCGAGGATCGCGTCATCGGAGAGCAGGGTCTGCTGCCGCTCTCCGAACAGGTCGCGCGCCTCACCACCCTGCGCCGCGCGGGCGAGGCGACCGGCGTGCCGCTGTTCATCAATGCGCGCTCGGACGTATTCTTTCAGGGCAGCGCACCCGAGGATCATCCCGCCCTGATGGGCGAGGCGCTGACCCGGGCCCGCGCCTATGCCGAGGCGGGCGCGGACGGTCTGTTCCTGCCCGGGCTGGTCACGCCCGATCTGATCGGGGAGGTCTGCGCCGCCACCGCGCTGCCCGTGAACATCATGCAGACCGGCAAGGCGCCCGGTCACGCCCAACTGGCTGCTCTGGGTGTGGCCCGGATCAGTCACGGCCCGGCCCCCTGGATCATGGCCATGGCCGAACTGACCCGCGCGGCGGAGGCGGCGTTGAAATTCTAG
- a CDS encoding sulfotransferase family protein — MGFPGTWMTESESVVYRVVPKCACSTIGQIMYYSDHGEFFEGDIHDAQGGMHKWALEASQGPITRNVKAHKSYSFTCVRNPYTRILSSFFDKICGIQRNGKRYRGNLVPTLIYKYGIEVGGEDGKQEFDQIASFRRFLLFARDTIRWRRPMDPDIHWSAMSGHISTFICNGGRYDKIFWTESFNDGMQEVLDNIETPHKVRLDKIPRFNESEGHGPKRLHPVEDYFDDLSKHLVYEIYKRDFDLFKYDFENPGNKMPIDEIDLDEVHAKLGE, encoded by the coding sequence ATGGGTTTCCCCGGCACATGGATGACGGAAAGTGAAAGTGTGGTCTATCGCGTGGTGCCGAAATGCGCCTGCTCGACCATCGGGCAGATCATGTACTACTCGGATCATGGCGAGTTCTTCGAGGGCGACATCCACGACGCGCAGGGCGGGATGCACAAATGGGCGCTCGAGGCCAGCCAGGGCCCGATCACCCGCAACGTGAAGGCGCATAAATCCTACTCGTTCACCTGCGTGCGCAACCCCTATACCCGCATCCTCAGTTCGTTCTTCGACAAGATCTGCGGCATCCAGCGCAACGGCAAACGCTATCGCGGCAACCTGGTGCCGACGCTGATCTACAAATACGGGATTGAGGTCGGCGGCGAGGACGGTAAGCAGGAATTCGACCAGATCGCCAGCTTCCGCCGCTTTCTGTTGTTTGCGCGCGATACCATCCGCTGGCGCCGGCCGATGGACCCGGACATCCACTGGTCGGCGATGTCGGGCCATATCTCGACCTTCATCTGCAATGGCGGTCGCTACGACAAGATCTTCTGGACCGAGTCGTTCAACGACGGCATGCAGGAGGTGCTCGACAATATCGAGACGCCGCACAAGGTCAGGCTGGACAAGATCCCGCGCTTCAACGAGAGCGAGGGCCACGGGCCGAAACGGCTGCATCCGGTCGAGGATTATTTCGACGACCTGTCGAAACATCTGGTCTACGAGATCTACAAGCGCGATTTCGACCTGTTCAAATACGATTTCGAGAACCCGGGCAACAAGATGCCGATTGACGAGATCGACCTGGACGAGGTGCACGCCAAGCTGGGTGAATAA
- a CDS encoding pyridoxamine 5'-phosphate oxidase family protein has translation MTDIQDRIRALTPGLQLVSLATTTATGAPWVRFVAGRMMPDLSIWFSTHLSSRKIAQLRRDPRVHATLGATDFSAQEWLQIEGRAEISTTQSDRAAFWFDGLLAYVSGVDDPDYAVVKVIPDRIESGAMGRAPLVWPAG, from the coding sequence ATGACCGATATCCAGGACCGTATCCGCGCCTTGACGCCCGGCCTGCAACTTGTCTCACTGGCCACCACCACAGCAACCGGCGCGCCCTGGGTGCGCTTTGTCGCGGGCCGGATGATGCCCGACCTGTCGATCTGGTTCAGCACTCATCTGAGCTCGCGCAAGATCGCCCAGCTGCGCCGCGACCCTCGCGTGCATGCCACACTGGGGGCGACGGATTTCAGCGCGCAGGAATGGCTTCAGATCGAGGGGCGGGCCGAGATTTCGACCACGCAGAGCGACCGCGCGGCCTTTTGGTTCGATGGGCTGCTGGCCTATGTCAGCGGTGTCGACGATCCCGACTATGCGGTGGTCAAAGTGATCCCCGACCGGATCGAATCGGGGGCGATGGGGCGGGCGCCGCTGGTCTGGCCGGCAGGCTGA
- a CDS encoding DUF6638 family protein has product MIRLIQSGLMFGNLVHISSPALVERYNRALQHLAGKTTALTDFHIDISGFSPEIGDELGDPLYLNPNGVNRQFILLTPEQKRAPLLNVKFSTSRPILRDFIEANEAQLFALTATDAVAGELVNSVFRLRSPADLFTLRKIEIEADTVGGTLKNADKLAAMIERFKTENDAWFDDVLIAEMIGISKQTGDISRNPVHLSHKAHEQRNFWTAHFGGLYLFPDMQHPAMICAGEKPRDEMPVKYVFDLSERNRIAKFLDYNKLAEPIVRARGMDAAAVLRQKMDFIVIDTAAGAGLNPAGLDRGDMRRLARMHADRLPDEYHGLAELARWAENGGDWPRISADHPAYFYGLRAADTPERDLVNMLLAELAPLDARQLFICHKELFYRHYASWSEAKKSFVADFLAREYQVDKAGARAALFGHEPEMESEDSPPGLDERLIERVGPWGAIRRR; this is encoded by the coding sequence TATCGACATCTCGGGCTTTTCGCCCGAGATCGGGGACGAGTTGGGCGATCCGCTCTACCTCAACCCCAATGGGGTCAACCGGCAGTTCATCCTGCTGACGCCGGAACAGAAGCGCGCGCCGCTCTTGAACGTCAAATTCTCGACCTCGCGCCCCATCCTGCGCGACTTCATCGAGGCGAACGAGGCGCAGCTGTTTGCGCTGACCGCCACCGATGCGGTGGCGGGCGAACTGGTGAATTCGGTCTTCCGGCTGCGCTCCCCGGCCGACCTTTTCACCCTGCGCAAGATCGAGATCGAGGCCGACACCGTGGGCGGCACGTTGAAGAACGCCGACAAGCTGGCGGCGATGATCGAGCGGTTCAAGACCGAAAACGACGCCTGGTTCGACGATGTGCTGATCGCCGAGATGATCGGGATTTCGAAACAGACCGGCGATATCAGCCGCAATCCCGTGCATCTGAGCCACAAGGCGCATGAGCAGCGCAATTTCTGGACGGCGCATTTCGGCGGGCTCTACCTGTTTCCCGATATGCAGCATCCGGCGATGATCTGCGCGGGCGAGAAGCCGCGCGACGAGATGCCGGTGAAATACGTGTTCGACCTGAGCGAGCGCAACCGGATTGCCAAGTTCCTCGATTACAACAAGCTGGCCGAACCGATCGTGCGGGCGCGGGGAATGGATGCGGCGGCGGTGCTGCGGCAAAAGATGGATTTCATCGTGATTGACACCGCCGCGGGCGCCGGGCTGAACCCGGCGGGGCTGGACCGGGGCGATATGCGGCGGCTGGCGCGGATGCATGCCGACCGGCTGCCGGATGAGTATCACGGGCTGGCCGAACTGGCGCGCTGGGCCGAGAATGGCGGCGACTGGCCGCGCATCTCGGCCGATCATCCGGCCTATTTCTATGGTCTGCGGGCGGCGGATACGCCCGAGCGCGATCTGGTCAACATGCTGCTGGCGGAATTGGCGCCGCTGGATGCCCGCCAGCTGTTCATCTGCCACAAGGAGCTGTTCTATCGCCACTATGCCAGCTGGAGCGAGGCCAAGAAGAGCTTCGTTGCCGATTTCCTCGCACGCGAGTATCAGGTGGACAAGGCAGGCGCCCGCGCGGCGTTGTTCGGGCACGAGCCCGAGATGGAGAGCGAGGACAGCCCGCCCGGGCTGGACGAGCGGCTGATCGAACGGGTCGGTCCCTGGGGCGCGATACGGAGGAGATAG
- the ilvD gene encoding dihydroxy-acid dehydratase, whose protein sequence is MPMYRSRTSTHGRNMAGARGLWRATGMTDGDFGKPIIAIVNSFTQFVPGHVHLKDLGQMVAREVEAAGGVAKEFNTIAVDDGIAMGHDGMLYSLPSREVIADSVEYMVNAHCADAMVCISNCDKITPGMLMAAMRLNIPAIFVSGGPMEAGKIDIADLEMTKIDLVDAMVAAANDKFTDEQVQHIEENACPTCGSCSGMFTANSMNCLAEALGLALPGNGSTLATHSDRKALFLEAGRRIVEITKRHYEGEEKGLLPREIATFEAFENAMSLDIAMGGSTNTVLHLLAIAHEGEVDFTMTDMDRLSRKVPCLCKVAPNTANVHMEDVHRAGGIFSILGELSRAGLLHDDCGTVHSASMGEAIAKWDIKVANNPEAESLFKAAPGGVRTTQAFSQSNRYKDLDTDREGGVIRSKEHAFSQDGGLAVLFGNIAEDGCIVKTAGVDASILQFTGTAHVCESQDDAVNNILTGKVKEGDVVVIRYEGPRGGPGMQEMLYPTSYLKSKGLGKACALLTDGRFSGGTSGLSIGHVSPEAAEGGTIGLVEDGDRIEIDIPNRRIHLAVSDEVLAARRAAQEAKGWHPAKPRKRKVSTALKAYAKLTTSAAKGAVRQV, encoded by the coding sequence ATGCCAATGTACCGATCCAGAACCTCGACCCATGGACGCAACATGGCCGGCGCGCGCGGGCTCTGGCGCGCGACCGGCATGACCGATGGCGATTTCGGCAAGCCGATCATCGCCATCGTCAACTCGTTCACGCAATTTGTGCCGGGTCATGTACATCTGAAGGACCTGGGCCAGATGGTCGCGCGCGAGGTCGAGGCCGCCGGCGGCGTCGCCAAGGAGTTCAACACCATCGCAGTCGATGACGGCATCGCCATGGGTCATGACGGCATGCTGTATTCGCTGCCCTCGCGCGAGGTGATCGCCGACAGTGTCGAATACATGGTCAACGCCCATTGCGCCGATGCGATGGTCTGTATCTCGAACTGCGACAAGATCACGCCGGGCATGCTGATGGCGGCGATGCGGCTGAATATCCCGGCGATCTTCGTTTCGGGCGGGCCGATGGAGGCGGGCAAGATCGACATCGCCGATCTGGAGATGACCAAGATCGACCTGGTCGATGCCATGGTCGCCGCCGCCAACGACAAGTTCACCGACGAACAGGTGCAGCATATCGAGGAGAACGCCTGCCCCACCTGCGGTTCCTGCTCGGGCATGTTCACCGCCAACTCGATGAACTGCCTGGCCGAGGCGCTGGGGCTTGCGCTGCCGGGCAATGGCTCGACGCTGGCCACCCATTCGGACCGCAAGGCGCTGTTCCTCGAGGCCGGGCGCCGCATCGTCGAGATCACCAAGCGCCATTACGAGGGCGAGGAAAAGGGCCTGCTGCCGCGTGAAATCGCGACGTTCGAGGCGTTTGAGAACGCGATGAGCCTGGATATCGCCATGGGTGGCTCGACCAATACCGTGCTGCACCTTCTGGCCATCGCCCATGAGGGCGAGGTGGATTTCACCATGACCGACATGGACCGGCTCAGCCGCAAGGTGCCCTGCCTGTGCAAGGTCGCGCCCAATACCGCAAACGTCCATATGGAAGATGTGCACCGCGCGGGCGGCATCTTCTCGATTCTGGGAGAACTGAGCCGCGCCGGGCTGCTGCATGACGATTGCGGCACGGTGCATTCGGCCTCGATGGGTGAGGCGATTGCGAAATGGGACATCAAGGTCGCCAACAACCCCGAGGCCGAGAGCCTGTTCAAGGCCGCGCCCGGAGGCGTGCGCACGACCCAGGCCTTCAGCCAGTCGAACCGCTACAAGGATCTGGATACCGATCGCGAAGGCGGCGTGATCCGTTCCAAGGAGCACGCCTTCAGTCAGGACGGCGGGCTTGCGGTCCTGTTCGGCAATATCGCCGAGGATGGCTGTATCGTGAAAACCGCCGGCGTGGACGCCTCGATCCTGCAGTTCACCGGCACCGCCCATGTGTGCGAGAGCCAGGACGACGCGGTCAACAACATCCTGACCGGCAAGGTCAAGGAAGGCGACGTTGTGGTGATCCGCTACGAGGGGCCGCGCGGCGGGCCGGGCATGCAGGAGATGCTCTATCCGACCTCCTACCTGAAGTCGAAAGGGCTGGGCAAAGCCTGCGCGCTGCTGACCGACGGACGCTTTTCGGGCGGCACCTCGGGGCTGTCGATCGGTCACGTCTCGCCCGAGGCGGCCGAGGGTGGCACCATCGGTCTGGTCGAGGACGGCGACCGGATCGAGATCGACATTCCCAACCGCCGCATTCATCTGGCAGTGTCGGACGAGGTGCTGGCCGCCCGCCGTGCGGCGCAAGAGGCCAAGGGCTGGCATCCGGCCAAACCGCGCAAGCGCAAGGTGTCGACCGCGCTCAAGGCCTATGCCAAGCTGACCACCAGTGCCGCCAAGGGCGCTGTGCGTCAGGTCTGA
- a CDS encoding TetR/AcrR family transcriptional regulator, with translation MYVSQDIAMPRAARLSAERWVEIGLETLAQEGYVALKADQLSRAQGVTRGSFYYHFENVADFHAAVIARWKHVATNQVIAGLLDQADPRKALESLFRTAFGHPESLEWPMRFWAENEALARAAIDEIDTRRIGFLEQLLGAIGHAPPIARRKAQLIYDCYLGSSLRRRLNPAELDGLVAELLQLAGTPATGDW, from the coding sequence ATGTATGTTTCACAGGATATCGCCATGCCCCGCGCCGCCAGACTGTCCGCCGAGCGATGGGTCGAGATCGGCTTGGAAACCCTTGCGCAAGAAGGGTACGTGGCGTTGAAGGCCGATCAGCTTTCGCGGGCGCAGGGGGTGACGCGCGGCAGCTTCTATTATCACTTCGAAAACGTGGCAGATTTTCATGCCGCCGTGATCGCGCGCTGGAAACATGTGGCGACCAATCAGGTGATTGCGGGGCTGCTGGATCAGGCCGACCCGCGCAAAGCGCTGGAAAGCCTGTTTCGCACCGCATTCGGCCACCCGGAAAGCCTGGAATGGCCGATGCGGTTCTGGGCGGAGAACGAGGCCCTGGCCCGCGCCGCCATCGACGAAATCGACACACGGCGCATCGGCTTTCTCGAGCAGCTGCTGGGTGCGATCGGCCATGCGCCGCCCATAGCCCGCCGCAAGGCGCAGCTGATCTATGATTGCTACCTGGGCAGCAGCCTGCGGCGCAGGCTGAACCCGGCAGAGCTGGACGGGCTGGTGGCCGAGCTGTTGCAGCTGGCGGGAACCCCCGCGACCGGAGACTGGTAA
- a CDS encoding helix-turn-helix domain-containing protein, which produces MQPDETTLKLREVRAAAGLSLAKVAELTGVSKAMLGQIERGESSPTIATLWKIAKGFQMPLSALLGPAALRDPHDARLFRTVTFPGSIEVKIVFPFDPLLGAETFHVALKPDQSHQSAAHAAGVTEEVFVLQGTLEVLREGDWVPVASGQGLRFAADLPHGYRAGPTGAAFLNMHHYPREATAPAPIPG; this is translated from the coding sequence ATGCAGCCGGACGAAACAACCCTGAAACTGCGCGAGGTGCGGGCGGCGGCGGGCCTGAGCCTGGCCAAGGTGGCCGAGCTGACCGGAGTCAGCAAGGCGATGCTGGGCCAGATCGAGCGTGGCGAATCAAGCCCCACCATCGCCACGCTGTGGAAGATCGCCAAAGGCTTTCAGATGCCGCTGAGCGCGCTGCTCGGTCCCGCCGCGCTGCGCGACCCGCATGATGCGCGACTGTTCCGCACCGTGACCTTTCCCGGCAGTATCGAGGTCAAGATCGTGTTTCCCTTTGACCCTCTTTTGGGGGCCGAGACCTTTCACGTGGCCCTGAAACCGGATCAATCCCATCAAAGCGCTGCCCATGCCGCCGGTGTCACCGAAGAGGTGTTTGTGTTGCAGGGCACGCTGGAGGTTTTGCGCGAGGGCGATTGGGTTCCGGTGGCGTCAGGCCAGGGCCTGCGCTTTGCCGCCGACCTGCCGCATGGGTATCGGGCCGGCCCCACGGGCGCGGCCTTTCTGAACATGCATCACTATCCACGTGAGGCCACCGCTCCGGCGCCGATCCCGGGCTGA
- a CDS encoding DUF5928 domain-containing protein: MAKIAYILLCHKDPDAIIMQAERLTAAGDYMSIHFDARARKADFARIRKALADNPNVTFARRRIKCGWGEWSLVQATLNAIEAAVDEFPRATHFYMLSGDCMAIKTAEYAHSFLDAQDKDYIESFDYFESDWIKTGWKEERLIYRHWFNERTQKRRFYAMFQAQKRLGLTREIPSDIQVMIGSQWWCLRRRTIEWILDFTRKRRDVMQFFATTWIPDETFFQTLVRHLIPEDEIDPRTLTFLMFSDYGMPVSFYNDHYDLLLSQDFLFARKISPEAKELKARLGRLYAAHGVQFQISNEGRNLYKFLTGRGRIGRRFSMRFWETESTLGRERELMILVCKKWHVAKRLLDQIRQVTNVPSIEYLFNEEGTPLPDLGGIQATLEKRTRHRRALMRMLFEYFDTDRLVICLDPTNLELMHDFFSDRSVTRMLEIECQFTDEYLIGHSYRVGLAGERTPKATLERLLPTIRNEMTYEADRIRDAGFARYGRIHQTSTPEENADKVAEFLSIPWDQALRITQTDHLFAD, encoded by the coding sequence ATGGCAAAAATCGCCTATATTCTCCTGTGCCACAAGGATCCGGATGCGATCATCATGCAGGCTGAGCGGCTGACTGCCGCAGGCGACTACATGTCGATCCATTTCGACGCCCGCGCGCGCAAGGCCGACTTTGCCCGGATCCGCAAGGCGCTGGCCGACAACCCCAACGTCACCTTTGCCCGCCGCCGCATCAAATGCGGCTGGGGGGAATGGTCGCTGGTGCAGGCCACGCTGAACGCGATCGAGGCGGCGGTGGACGAGTTTCCGCGCGCCACCCATTTCTACATGCTGTCGGGCGACTGCATGGCGATCAAGACCGCCGAATACGCCCACAGTTTTCTGGATGCGCAGGACAAGGACTATATCGAAAGCTTCGATTATTTCGAAAGCGACTGGATCAAGACCGGCTGGAAGGAAGAGCGGCTGATCTATCGCCACTGGTTCAACGAGCGCACCCAGAAACGCCGGTTCTACGCCATGTTCCAGGCCCAGAAGCGGCTGGGCCTGACCCGCGAGATCCCCAGCGACATCCAGGTGATGATCGGCAGCCAATGGTGGTGCCTGCGCCGGCGTACCATCGAATGGATCCTCGATTTCACCCGCAAGCGCCGCGATGTGATGCAGTTCTTTGCCACCACCTGGATCCCTGACGAGACCTTTTTCCAGACGCTGGTGCGCCATCTGATCCCCGAAGACGAGATTGACCCGCGCACGCTGACCTTTCTGATGTTTTCGGATTACGGGATGCCGGTCAGTTTCTACAACGACCATTACGACCTGCTGCTCAGCCAGGATTTCCTGTTTGCCCGCAAGATCAGCCCCGAGGCAAAGGAACTGAAAGCGCGGTTGGGCCGGCTCTATGCTGCGCATGGGGTGCAGTTCCAGATCTCGAACGAGGGGCGCAACCTGTACAAGTTCCTGACCGGGCGCGGCCGGATCGGGCGGCGGTTCTCGATGCGGTTCTGGGAGACCGAGAGCACGCTGGGGCGCGAGCGCGAGCTGATGATCCTGGTCTGCAAGAAATGGCACGTGGCCAAACGGTTGCTGGATCAGATCCGGCAGGTCACCAACGTCCCTTCGATCGAGTATCTGTTCAACGAAGAAGGCACCCCGCTGCCCGATCTGGGCGGCATTCAGGCAACGCTGGAAAAGCGCACCCGCCACCGTCGCGCCCTGATGCGGATGCTGTTTGAGTATTTCGACACCGACCGGCTGGTGATCTGTCTCGATCCGACGAACCTCGAGCTGATGCACGACTTTTTCTCGGACCGGTCGGTCACGCGCATGCTCGAGATCGAATGCCAGTTCACCGACGAATACCTGATCGGGCATTCCTATCGCGTTGGGCTGGCGGGCGAACGCACCCCAAAAGCGACGCTGGAGCGGCTGCTGCCCACCATCCGCAACGAAATGACCTATGAGGCGGACCGCATCCGCGATGCGGGTTTCGCCCGCTATGGCCGCATTCACCAGACCTCGACACCCGAGGAGAATGCCGACAAGGTAGCCGAATTCCTGTCGATCCCCTGGGATCAGGCGCTGCGGATCACCCAGACAGACCACCTGTTCGCTGATTGA
- a CDS encoding hydrogen peroxide-inducible genes activator, whose translation MRPSLRQLEYIVAVDRLGRFGLAASALNVSQPSLSAQIAEVEAELGLRLFHRSRTGVIPTVQGAELIRRARRILREMEDLRAAASGGVPFGGRLRLGVLPSIGPYLLPGVVSALHRNHPELRILVREESTQWLEQGLKAGRFDLIISTPEDHPGTVQTRLFSERLWIAVARDDVLAQGSGPVRADDLRGRMFLTLDRGHRLSRIVYALASECGGVVSEEYEGTSLDGIRLMAASGAGVAILPEVYVRRQGEAGHETVLRPLVAAQASRDIALLQLGGGEEMAGTDLIAGALRQGAEALGIAADSAGEET comes from the coding sequence ATGCGCCCCTCTCTGCGTCAGCTCGAATACATCGTCGCCGTTGACCGGCTTGGCCGGTTCGGCCTTGCCGCCTCGGCGCTGAACGTCAGCCAGCCGAGCCTGTCGGCCCAGATCGCCGAGGTCGAGGCCGAGCTTGGCCTCCGCCTGTTCCATCGCAGCCGCACCGGGGTCATCCCGACCGTGCAGGGGGCCGAACTGATCCGCCGGGCTCGGCGCATCCTGCGCGAGATGGAGGATCTGCGCGCCGCCGCCTCGGGCGGGGTGCCTTTTGGCGGGCGGTTGCGGCTGGGGGTGCTGCCCTCGATCGGCCCCTATCTGTTACCCGGCGTTGTCAGCGCCCTGCATCGCAACCACCCCGAACTGCGCATCCTGGTGCGCGAGGAAAGCACCCAATGGCTGGAACAGGGGTTGAAGGCGGGGCGGTTCGACCTGATCATCTCGACGCCCGAGGATCATCCCGGCACGGTGCAGACCCGGCTGTTTTCCGAACGGCTCTGGATCGCGGTGGCGCGCGACGATGTGTTGGCGCAGGGTTCGGGCCCGGTGCGCGCGGATGATCTGCGCGGGCGGATGTTCCTGACGCTCGATCGGGGTCACCGGCTGTCGCGCATCGTCTATGCGCTGGCTTCGGAATGCGGCGGGGTGGTGTCCGAGGAATACGAGGGCACCAGCCTGGATGGCATCCGGCTGATGGCGGCGTCAGGCGCAGGGGTGGCAATCCTGCCCGAGGTCTATGTGCGCCGGCAGGGTGAGGCCGGGCATGAAACGGTGTTGCGCCCCCTGGTGGCGGCGCAGGCAAGCCGGGACATCGCCTTGCTGCAACTGGGTGGTGGCGAGGAAATGGCGGGCACCGATCTGATCGCAGGCGCCTTGCGCCAGGGGGCCGAGGCCTTGGGGATCGCGGCGGACAGCGCAGGGGAGGAAACCTGA
- a CDS encoding DUF1523 family protein, with product MRYVKWVIIGLFWLCVAAFLHYTLPQRDIVRIVNTYEERQELNDWTRIFWSRPDDQSATIINRDVQFIQGVTPEGRPKVYRNEDTSWSWPPYFKFDTANLYTEANDAISTKDTPEWVAITHYGWRNEFLSIFPNAVAIKPVAGPDVRLIPWFNIIVLTLLAALVWAIWVRWRRFRQRRIDPVIEDVEDSLYAAGEAIEERRGRLRRWLDSWKSK from the coding sequence ATGCGCTATGTCAAATGGGTGATCATCGGGCTGTTCTGGCTCTGCGTCGCCGCCTTCCTGCACTATACCCTGCCACAGCGCGATATCGTGCGCATCGTCAATACCTATGAGGAACGGCAAGAGCTGAACGACTGGACCCGCATCTTCTGGTCGCGGCCCGACGACCAGTCGGCGACCATCATCAACCGCGATGTCCAGTTCATCCAGGGGGTGACCCCCGAAGGCCGGCCCAAGGTCTATCGCAACGAGGATACCAGCTGGAGCTGGCCGCCCTATTTCAAGTTCGACACCGCCAATCTTTATACCGAGGCGAATGACGCGATCTCGACCAAGGATACGCCGGAATGGGTGGCGATCACCCATTACGGCTGGCGTAACGAGTTCCTGTCGATCTTTCCCAACGCGGTGGCGATCAAACCGGTGGCCGGGCCGGATGTGCGTCTGATCCCCTGGTTCAACATCATCGTGCTGACCCTGCTGGCTGCCCTTGTCTGGGCGATCTGGGTGCGCTGGCGGCGGTTCCGTCAGCGGCGGATCGACCCGGTGATCGAGGATGTCGAAGACAGCCTTTATGCCGCGGGCGAGGCGATCGAAGAGCGCCGCGGACGGCTGCGCCGTTGGCTGGACAGCTGGAAATCGAAGTAA
- a CDS encoding sodium-dependent bicarbonate transport family permease, protein MPLILDSLTVNLMTPTILFFALGLIAAFARSDLSIPEGAAKLMSIYLLMAIGFKGGASLAEHGIHADLFAAIGAGVALSFALPFAAYLLLRAMTRLDPMNAAAVAGHYGSISIVTFVTATSLLELGGYSYEGYMIAVAAAMEVPAILSALWLAHRGGARTEGSDHLWRDLLANGSIVLLLGAFVIGAATGGDGMKTIAPFIVTPFTGVLCLFLLDMGLSAGRSLLRNRALLTPGLFAFGLLMPILSSLLALGLGQMIPLSPGGLFLLMVLAASASYIAVPAAMRIALPRAESGVYLTLSLGVTFPFNVTLGLPLYLWLAGVN, encoded by the coding sequence ATGCCCCTCATCCTCGACAGCCTGACCGTTAATCTCATGACCCCCACCATCCTGTTCTTCGCCCTTGGCCTGATCGCCGCCTTCGCCCGAAGCGACCTGTCGATCCCCGAAGGCGCGGCCAAGCTGATGTCGATCTATCTGCTGATGGCCATCGGCTTCAAAGGCGGGGCCAGTCTGGCGGAACACGGCATTCACGCCGATCTGTTTGCCGCGATCGGCGCCGGTGTCGCACTGTCCTTTGCGCTGCCCTTTGCCGCCTATCTGCTGTTGCGGGCGATGACCCGGCTCGACCCGATGAACGCCGCCGCCGTGGCGGGGCACTATGGCTCGATCTCGATCGTCACCTTTGTCACCGCCACCAGCCTGCTGGAACTGGGTGGTTACAGCTATGAGGGCTACATGATCGCCGTTGCCGCCGCGATGGAGGTGCCCGCGATTCTGTCGGCGCTGTGGCTGGCACATCGGGGCGGCGCCCGCACCGAGGGCTCCGATCACCTGTGGCGCGACCTGCTGGCCAACGGGTCCATCGTTCTGCTGCTGGGGGCCTTTGTCATCGGTGCGGCCACCGGCGGCGACGGGATGAAAACCATCGCCCCCTTTATCGTCACCCCGTTTACCGGCGTGCTCTGCCTGTTCCTGCTGGACATGGGACTGTCGGCCGGGCGTAGCCTGCTGCGCAACCGGGCGCTGCTGACGCCCGGGCTGTTTGCCTTTGGCCTGCTGATGCCGATCCTGTCCAGCCTGCTGGCGCTTGGTCTGGGTCAGATGATCCCGCTGTCGCCGGGCGGCTTGTTCCTGCTGATGGTGCTGGCGGCCTCGGCCTCGTATATCGCGGTGCCCGCCGCGATGCGGATCGCCCTGCCCCGCGCCGAAAGCGGTGTCTATCTGACCCTGTCGCTGGGGGTGACCTTTCCCTTCAACGTCACGCTGGGCCTGCCGCTTTACCTGTGGCTGGCCGGGGTCAACTGA